Proteins co-encoded in one Candidatus Cloacimonadota bacterium genomic window:
- the lgt gene encoding prolipoprotein diacylglyceryl transferase has protein sequence MLRFPDINPEIAKFSLLGLDFHIRWYGLFYVLSFVAAYFLYKPLLRRRGIEMNREKYESIIFYVMLGVILGGRIGYVLFYNFLYYVQNPLMVFAVWEGGMSFHGGALGVIIAGLIFCKKHKYSFYELADPAMPLVSIGLGLGRLGNFINAELWGTVTTLPWGIVFPGAGDLPRHPTQLYEMLAEGVLLGLFTWYLLGKKLKHGTGFWAFIGGYGVLRFLIEFVRVPDDISFYEDFGFIFGIMSIGQFLSLLMVIASGIGFWYIYRRKDEAL, from the coding sequence ATGCTTAGATTTCCCGATATTAACCCGGAGATTGCCAAGTTTTCGCTTCTTGGATTAGATTTTCATATCCGCTGGTACGGGCTTTTTTACGTGTTAAGCTTTGTGGCGGCATACTTCTTATACAAACCGCTACTACGCCGCCGAGGCATCGAAATGAACCGTGAGAAGTACGAATCTATTATCTTTTATGTGATGCTGGGCGTAATCTTGGGTGGGCGTATAGGCTATGTGTTGTTCTATAACTTCCTTTACTATGTACAAAACCCGCTTATGGTATTTGCTGTTTGGGAAGGAGGAATGAGTTTTCATGGCGGAGCTCTGGGTGTTATAATTGCCGGACTTATCTTCTGCAAGAAACATAAGTATTCTTTTTATGAGCTGGCAGATCCTGCCATGCCGTTGGTATCCATTGGGCTAGGTTTGGGGCGTTTGGGAAACTTTATCAATGCAGAGCTTTGGGGAACAGTAACTACATTGCCTTGGGGAATTGTGTTTCCGGGTGCGGGAGATTTACCCAGACATCCCACTCAGCTATATGAGATGCTTGCCGAAGGTGTACTTCTAGGATTATTCACTTGGTATTTGTTGGGTAAAAAGCTTAAGCATGGTACAGGTTTCTGGGCATTTATCGGCGGTTATGGCGTATTAAGGTTTCTCATTGAGTTTGTAAGAGTGCCAGATGATATAAGTTTTTATGAGGATTTTGGCTTCATCTTTGGTATAATGAGTATAGGTCAGTTTCTTTCGCTCTTGATGGTAATAGCCTCAGGCATTGGATTCTGGTATATATACAGGAGGAAAGATGAAGCGCTTTAG
- a CDS encoding electron transfer flavoprotein subunit beta/FixA family protein: MRFIVCIKQVPNTTEIKIDPQTNTLVREGVESILNPFDAYAVEEAVRLKEAHGGTVVAISMGPNQVESTLREAVSLGVDEIILLSDRKFAGADTWATSYTLAAAIKYLGEFNLIITGQQAIDGDTAQVGPGIAAHLDIPQTCFVRKVEAIDENKIRVQRLMENGFDTVEMCTPALISVVKEINTPRLPSLRGKRNAKNAQLKVLTAEDLGLDEHRIGLNGSPTQVLNIFSPKHDKQVEKFDGDSDEAVELIIRRLDQFTKR, encoded by the coding sequence GTGCGCTTTATAGTATGCATCAAACAAGTTCCCAACACCACAGAAATCAAGATCGATCCTCAGACCAATACCTTGGTGCGCGAGGGAGTAGAAAGCATTCTTAATCCCTTCGATGCTTATGCGGTGGAAGAAGCTGTGCGGCTTAAAGAAGCGCATGGAGGCACGGTTGTGGCTATCAGCATGGGTCCCAATCAGGTAGAAAGTACACTGCGTGAAGCTGTTTCTTTGGGAGTGGATGAGATCATTCTGCTTTCAGATCGCAAATTTGCCGGCGCCGATACTTGGGCAACAAGCTACACTCTTGCTGCGGCAATCAAATATTTGGGTGAATTCAATCTGATTATTACCGGACAGCAGGCTATTGATGGAGATACGGCACAAGTAGGACCAGGAATTGCGGCACATCTGGATATTCCTCAAACTTGCTTTGTGCGTAAAGTTGAAGCCATCGACGAGAATAAGATTCGGGTTCAACGCTTGATGGAAAATGGATTTGATACAGTGGAGATGTGCACTCCGGCACTAATCTCGGTGGTTAAAGAGATCAATACTCCTCGCCTTCCCTCTCTGCGGGGTAAACGCAATGCTAAAAATGCACAACTAAAGGTATTAACCGCAGAAGATTTGGGTTTGGATGAGCATAGAATTGGGCTTAATGGCTCCCCCACTCAGGTTTTGAATATATTCAGTCCTAAACACGATAAACAGGTGGAAAAGTTTGATGGTGACAGCGACGAAGCTGTAGAGCTTATCATTCGCCGTTTGGATCAGTTCACAAAGAGATAA